CCCATCGAGGAGCAGGGCCTCGGCTGGAAGAGCAGCTTCGGCAGCGGCAAGGGGGGTGATACGATCAGCAGCGGCATTGAGGGTGCCTGGAAGCCGCATCCCACCCGATGGGACATGGGCTATCTTAAGGTGCTGCTCAAATACGACTATGAGCTGGTCAAGAGCCCAGCCGGCGCGCATCAGTGGCTGGCCAAGGACGTGGCCGAAGAGGACATGATCGCCGACGCCCACGACCCTTCCAAGAAGCACCGGCCGATGATGACCACGGCGGACCTCTCGCTGAAGTTCGACCCGATCTATGCGCCCATCTCGCAGCGCTTCCTGGAGAACCCCGAGGAATTCGCCGATGCCTTCGCCCGCGCCTGGTTCAAGCTGACCCACCGCGACATGGGCCCGCGTTCGCGCTACCTCGGCCCGGAGGTCCCGGCCGAGGATCTGATCTGGCAAGACCCGGTGCCGGCGCTGGATCACGAGCTGATCGACGAAAAGGACGTCGCCGGGCTCAAGGGCAAGATCCTCGCCTCGGGGCTGTCGATCCCCCAACTGGTCTCCACCGCTTGGGCGTCGGCGTCCACCTTCCGCGGCTCCGACAAGCGCGGCGGCGCCAACGGGGCGCGCATCCGGCTTGCGCCGCAGAAGGATTGGGAGGTCAACCAGCCGGCCCAGTTGAAGACCGTGCTGCAGACCCTGGAGGGAATCCAAAAGGCGTTCAACAGCGCGCAGTCCGGCGGGAAGAAGGTCTCGCTGGCCGACCTGATCGTCCTGGGCGGATGCGCCGCCGTCGAGCAGGCGGCGAAAAATGCCGGCCACGACGTGAGCGTGCCCTTCGCACCGGGACGCACGGATGCCACGGCGGAGCAAACCGACGTGGTATCGTTCGGCGTACTGAAACCGCTGGCCGACGGCTTCCGCAACTACCGCAAGACCAAATTCAGCGTATCTGAAGAGGAACTGCTGGTGGATCGGGCCCAGTTGCTGACCCTGACCGCCCCCGAGATGACGGTTCTGGTCGGCGGGATGCGCGTCCTGAACGCCAACTTCGGCGGCTCCCCCCACGGCGTTTTCACCAAGCGGCCCGAGACGCTCACCAATGACTTCTTCGTGAACCTGCTGGACATGGGCACCGTATGGCAGCCAACCTCGGAGGACGGCGACGTGTTCGAAGGGCGCGATCGCGTGAGCGGTGAACTGAAGTGGACCGGCACCCGG
This is a stretch of genomic DNA from Desulfobacteraceae bacterium. It encodes these proteins:
- the katG gene encoding catalase/peroxidase HPI; the encoded protein is MNEESKQPVMGSTVRGGAMNRDWWPNQLNLKILHQHSNLSNPMGEAFNYAEEFKKLDLKALKNDLYALMTDSQDWWPADWGHYGGLLIRMAWHSAGTYRQGDGRGGAGSGNQRLAPLNSWPDNVNLDKARRLLWPIKQKYGRKISWADLMVLAGNCALESMGFKTFGFGGGREDVWEPEEDIYWGAEEEWLATSDKPKSRYSGERDLENPLAAVQMGLIYVNPEGPDGNPDPVASGRDVRETFARMAMNDEETVALVAGGHTFGKCHGAGPATHVGPEPEAAPIEEQGLGWKSSFGSGKGGDTISSGIEGAWKPHPTRWDMGYLKVLLKYDYELVKSPAGAHQWLAKDVAEEDMIADAHDPSKKHRPMMTTADLSLKFDPIYAPISQRFLENPEEFADAFARAWFKLTHRDMGPRSRYLGPEVPAEDLIWQDPVPALDHELIDEKDVAGLKGKILASGLSIPQLVSTAWASASTFRGSDKRGGANGARIRLAPQKDWEVNQPAQLKTVLQTLEGIQKAFNSAQSGGKKVSLADLIVLGGCAAVEQAAKNAGHDVSVPFAPGRTDATAEQTDVVSFGVLKPLADGFRNYRKTKFSVSEEELLVDRAQLLTLTAPEMTVLVGGMRVLNANFGGSPHGVFTKRPETLTNDFFVNLLDMGTVWQPTSEDGDVFEGRDRVSGELKWTGTRVDLVFGSNSQLRAVAEVYASEDSQEKFVHDFVAAWNKVMNLDRFELA